TCGCCAACCCCGGCGTGGAGACGGTGGAGGCCCGCTTCGCGCGCAACCTGCGGCCCGGCGGCATCATCCTGCTGCACGACAACGCGCCGGACGGCCTGGCCGCCCTGCCCGACCTGCTGAAGGTGGCGCGGGAGAAGGGCTACCGGGTGGACACCGCCGGCGCCTTCACCCGGTGAGGCCGGGCCGCGTGCAGGGGCGGGCTGCCCCCCACCTTCCGGGCACAGGCGTCATGAGGCGGGGCCCGCCGGCGGCCCGGCCCGGGAGGGCACCGTGAACCTGCCCGGGTGGCTGGCCTCGCTCGATCCCACCCTGCTGAACGCGGCCACCTTCGGGCTCCTGACCCTGGAGGGCGCGGGCGTCCCGGGGGTGCCCGGGGTGATCCCGATGCTGGCACAGTCGGCGATGATCGACGCGGGCCGCACGACACTGGAGGCCGCGCTCTTCTGGGGCGTCCTCGGCAACTGGGGCGGCAGCCTGCTGGGCTACGCCGCCGGTCGCTGGGGCGGTCACCGCCTCCCGGCGCGCTGGACCCGTTCTCTGCAAGGGGAACGGACGCAGGCCCTGCTCGACCGGTGGGGCGCCGGGGTGATCATCCTGAGCCGCACGGTCGGTTCGCTCCGGACGCCCATCACCCTCGGGGCGGGAGCGGCCCGGTACCCCTTCCCGCGCTTCGTCCTGTTCAGCCTCCTCGGCGCCCTGCTGCACGTCGGCGTCTGGCAGGTGGTGCTGTGGCGCTTCGGGCCCGCCCTCCTCCCCCGGCTGCAACGGGCGGGCGCCGAGGTGGCCGCGGGGCTGGCCGTGGCCCTGGTGCTGGGGCTCGGCTGGCTGTGGATCAGGAGACGGCAACGGGGTGGGTCGGCGGCGTGAACGGCCTGGTCTCCTGAGGAGTGCGACACCTCCGACCGCTTCGGCACGGAGGGTCTTCCAGCCGAGAC
This is a stretch of genomic DNA from Deinococcus aerius. It encodes these proteins:
- a CDS encoding DedA family protein codes for the protein MNLPGWLASLDPTLLNAATFGLLTLEGAGVPGVPGVIPMLAQSAMIDAGRTTLEAALFWGVLGNWGGSLLGYAAGRWGGHRLPARWTRSLQGERTQALLDRWGAGVIILSRTVGSLRTPITLGAGAARYPFPRFVLFSLLGALLHVGVWQVVLWRFGPALLPRLQRAGAEVAAGLAVALVLGLGWLWIRRRQRGGSAA